The Streptomyces hundungensis genome contains the following window.
CGCGGAGCGAAGCTGCTCGGGGAGCGGCTGCACCGCGAACCCTGGGGCGGGCTGCCCGGCGTGGAGGTCCGCACCAGCCCCCTCGTCCGGGCTTCCGAGACGTGCGAGCTCGCCGGGTTCGGGGAGCGGGCCGAGCCGTGGGACGCGCTCATGGAGTACGACTACGGCGCGTACGAGGGCATGGCGCCGCCCGAGATCCAGGCGCGGCAGCCCGGCTGGTTCATCTGGCGGGACGGGGTGCCGGACGGGGAGACCCTTGCGGAGGTCGCGGCGCGGGCGGACGAGGTGGTGGCGTGGGCGCGGTCTGCGGGGCGGGACGTGCTGGTCTTCGCCCACGGGCACATTCTGCGGGTGATCGCGGCGCGGTGGCTGGGCGAGGAGGTTGCGTTCGCTGCGCGCATCCGGCTTGATCCGACGTCGCTGTCGGTGCTGGGGTGGGCGTATGGGGAGCCGGCGGTTGAGCGGTGGAACGACACGGGCCACCTCGAACGCTGAGCCCCCGTGGCTCAGCCCCGGCCCCGCTTGCCCACCCACCCGCCCGTGCGGGGGATTGGCTGGCCCCGACCCCGTTTGCCCACCCACCCGCCCGTGCAGGGGGTTGGATGGCCCGGGCCCCTGGGGCTCCGCCCCAGACCCCGTTCGCGCCTGAACGGCGCTCGTCCTCAATCTCCCCCAAGGCCTTAAGGGCCAGGGGGGACCCCCATGACGGGCTGAGGTGGCCGATGCTGGCCCGCACCGAGCAGTTAGGGGCGCGGGGAACTGCGCGCCCAGCCACGCACGGCCCGCAGCCCGAAGACGGGTTTGAAGGGGCGCGAGGAACTGCGCAAGAAGCGACCACGGCCCGCAGGACCGAGAGGGTTTAGGGGCGCGGGGAACTGCGCGACCAGCCACGCACGGCCCGCAGCCGAAAACGGGTTTTCTTGGGGGCGCGGGGAACTGCGCGACAAGCGACCACGGCCCGCGGACGAAGGCGGGGTTAGGGGCGCGGGGAACTGCGCAAAAGGGCATGGGTGGTGCTGCGGAGGGGGTTTCGAAGCCCGGAGGGGCTGGGGGAGGGGGCGGTTACACCGCTACCGAGCCGCGCCGCTCCAAGAACGCCGCCACCTCCGGCGAAGCCCGATGCGGCGCCAAAATCCGCGACGTGTCCGCCAGCATCGCCTGGATGCGAGTGGACTGGACCTGGTTCAAAAGGTCCAGCACCTGCTGCCCCACCGCCGCGGACTCCGCCGGCGCCCCCGCCCGCGCGAGATCGTCCGCGAGCTCGGCCCGGTACAGCGCCAGGTTCCGCGCGAAGTGCGGATCCTGCACCGCCGCCGCCCGCCGCGCATGCCGGGCCGCCCGGGCCCAGTCGCCGAGCGCGGAGAAGCACTGCGCCTGGAGCATCTCCAGCTCGGCCTCGACGAAGAAGCTCATCCACTCGGGGTCGGCGCCCGAGGCGCCCCGTGCGAAGTGGGAGTGCGCCCGCGAGAGCGACTCCTCGCAGGCCGAACGGTCGCCGAGCCCCGCCCAGCCGCCGGCCTCGCGCAGCGCGAGCAGGGACAGCAGGCGCGAGGAGCCGAGCGTCCGGGCCGCGCGTTCGCCGGCCTGCGCCGCCCGCATCGCCTCGCGCGGCCGGCCCATGTCCCTGGCCAGGAAGGACATGTTGCAGAACGCGTGCGCCTCAAGGGCGGGGTCCCCGGCGAGCCGGGCCGTGGCGAGCGCCTCCGCGTAGTGCGAGCGGGCCTCCCCGAAGCGGCCGGAGTCGTGCGCCAACCAGCCTACGGAGATGGCGAGTTCACCCGCGCCGGAGTGCAGCCGCTCCTGCGTGGAGCGCCGGGACGCGCTCGCGTCGAGCAGGGCGTAGGCGGTGCGCAGCGGCTGGGCGGCCCGCTGGTAGAGGCCGTCCGCGCCGTGCCGGTCGTCCAGGAGCCTGATTCTGCGCACCGCCTCCTCGACGGCGCTCACCTCGGCCTCGCCGACGCGCTGGACGGCATGGGCGGATACCGGGCCGAGGCCCAGCGAGACGGCCGCCACCGTGGCGGTGGAGCCCGTCATGAATGCGCGACGCAGCACGTCGCTCTCCTCGTGGTTCTGGTGGTCATGGGACGGGTTGTGGTGGTCGTCGGACGGATCGTGCGAGAAGGCGGGGGACGGATCGTGCGAGGGGGCGGGGGACGGGTCGGGCGGGCACTCGGCGGGGCGGGGGGCGACGTGGAGCGGAGAGAGAGAGGGGAGCGGGGGTGCGGCGGACAGGGGGCGCGCTCCTCGCCCGCGTACCGTCTCCCTCGACGAGAA
Protein-coding sequences here:
- a CDS encoding histidine phosphatase family protein; translation: MAAAAPRILLARHGQTEWSLAGKHTGRTDIPLLEEGRRGAKLLGERLHREPWGGLPGVEVRTSPLVRASETCELAGFGERAEPWDALMEYDYGAYEGMAPPEIQARQPGWFIWRDGVPDGETLAEVAARADEVVAWARSAGRDVLVFAHGHILRVIAARWLGEEVAFAARIRLDPTSLSVLGWAYGEPAVERWNDTGHLER